One Paenibacillus sp. FSL H7-0737 DNA segment encodes these proteins:
- a CDS encoding sugar phosphate isomerase/epimerase family protein, whose product MKDTMRIGTLVGGGDAVRVIPQIVGHGFESFSLTFWQTTGETDLVETGKRVQELAAEHDFVISSVGIFGNPLTNTGDNSDAIASWERLIDHAHLFGTDMVSGFTGRLPGVSIDESIPKFTEVFGELSKRAADRGLRIAFENCSMGGDWGSGDWNIAHNPLAWEKMFNAVPADNIGLEWEPCHQMVQLIDPIPQLRKWTDKIFHVHGKDATIAWDIVKEYGIHGPNPYVWHRTPGFGDTNWTDVISILRQAGYKGTIDIEGWHDPVYRDELEMMGQVHALNYLKQCRGGSFVPNPL is encoded by the coding sequence ATGAAGGATACAATGCGAATTGGAACATTAGTAGGCGGCGGCGACGCTGTAAGAGTGATTCCACAAATTGTAGGACATGGATTTGAATCTTTTAGCTTAACCTTCTGGCAAACAACAGGGGAAACAGATCTCGTGGAAACTGGAAAGCGTGTGCAAGAGCTTGCAGCAGAACATGACTTCGTGATCTCATCTGTTGGGATCTTCGGCAATCCTTTGACGAATACTGGTGATAATTCCGATGCAATCGCGAGCTGGGAGCGACTGATTGATCATGCTCATTTGTTCGGAACGGATATGGTATCAGGTTTTACAGGAAGGTTACCAGGGGTATCCATTGATGAATCTATTCCGAAGTTCACCGAGGTGTTTGGAGAGTTGTCCAAAAGAGCAGCGGATCGCGGTTTGCGAATTGCTTTCGAGAACTGTTCCATGGGTGGAGACTGGGGATCAGGTGACTGGAATATTGCTCACAATCCATTAGCTTGGGAAAAGATGTTCAATGCTGTGCCTGCTGATAATATAGGACTCGAATGGGAGCCATGTCATCAGATGGTCCAATTGATTGATCCGATTCCGCAGCTTCGTAAATGGACAGATAAGATCTTCCATGTACATGGTAAGGATGCCACCATCGCTTGGGATATCGTAAAAGAATATGGAATTCATGGCCCCAATCCTTATGTATGGCACCGTACTCCCGGCTTTGGAGATACGAACTGGACTGATGTTATTTCTATTTTGCGTCAGGCAGGTTATAAAGGTACGATTGATATTGAAGGCTGGCATGATCCTGTTTATCGGGATGAGCTGGAAATGATGGGACAAGTACATGCTTTAAATTATTTGAAACAATGCCGGGGCGGTAGCTTTGTACCTAATCCGCTGTAA